From Triticum urartu cultivar G1812 chromosome 2, Tu2.1, whole genome shotgun sequence, a single genomic window includes:
- the LOC125541687 gene encoding uncharacterized protein LOC125541687, with amino-acid sequence MQGEVEQQAPMQMVLRVKHPSSLSSGSEEASEGEGSSRSALSVFKAKEEQIERKKMEVRDKVFAQLGRVEEESKRLAFIRQELEGMADPTRKEVESIQRRIDTVNRQLKPLSKSCVKKEKEYKEILEAYNEKSKEKAILVNRLIELVSESERMRMKKLEELNKTVDSLY; translated from the exons atgCAGGGGGAGGTGGAGCAGCAGGCGccgatgcagatggtgctgcggGTGAAGCACCCGTCGTCGCTGTCCAGCGGCAGCGAGGAGGCGTCGGAGGGGGAGGGGTCGTCCAGGTCGGCGCTCTCGGTGTTCAAGGCCAAGGAGGAGCAGatcgagaggaagaagatggaggTCAGGGACAAGGTCTTCGCGCAGCTCGGCCGCGTCGAGGAGGAGTCCAAGCGCCTAGCATTCATACGACAG GAGCTGGAAGGGATGGCCGATCCTACGAGGAAGGAGGTGGAATCAATACAGCGGCGGATCGACACCGTCAACCGCCAGCTCAAGCCTCTCAGCAAGAGCTGCGTCAAGAAG GAGAAAGAATACAAAGAGATTCTCGAGGCGTACAACGAGAAGAGCAAGGAGAAGGCCATACTTGTCAACAGGCTAATAGAG CTGGTGAGCGAAAGCGAGAGGATGAGGATGAAGAAGCTTGAAGAGCTCAACAAGACAGTTGATTCACTCTATTAG
- the LOC125538007 gene encoding DNA-binding protein S1FA, whose translation MAEKFAESANNVIIEEVNKGLNPGMIVLLVVATTLLLFFVGNYALYLYAQKTLPPKKKKPVSKKKLKREKLKQGVSAPGE comes from the coding sequence AACAATGTAATCATCGAAGAGGTGAACAAGGGCCTGAACCCTGGAATGATAGTCCTGCTTGTGGTTGCTACCACCCTGCTGCTTTTCTTTGTTGGGAACTATGCGCTGTACCTGTATGCGCAGAAGACGCTCCctccgaagaagaagaagccagtcTCCAAGAAGAAGCTCAAGAGGGAAAAGCTGAAGCAAGGGGTTTCTGCACCAGGGGAGTGA